Proteins encoded within one genomic window of Alteribacter populi:
- a CDS encoding CdaR family transcriptional regulator, with the protein MSVILSNAVAQRIVEEAEMALGHNINIMDSKGVIIASIDKKRIGTFHEGAKRVLETKHPVTIHPNEQWQGAKPGGNFPIFFEDHIIGVIGMTGDPQDIQGYGRIIQKMTEVMIKEEHLRYQLQLEVKATESFIQEWFLNPVDDNDYFRARAVTLGIDVDNKWTVVILEKKEKDISHDEILRQEQIRNLKNKLSTHLNTSKSNLLIPWRNGQLLLLHKENEGISLNQTLLKLANHHSLTIGIGRAAHGIEETRLSFQEAMQSLSFARIKRQPVVNFRDLGIESLIHPIPSSVKNDFVMRFFPFLRDKTHFTLTETLQTFISCEQSLLKTSESLHVHKNTLQYRLKKMTDLTGYDPRKFRDGILYALALAIIENEETDYFSTHTKNT; encoded by the coding sequence ATGAGCGTCATTCTCTCAAACGCCGTCGCCCAGCGTATTGTAGAAGAAGCGGAAATGGCCCTTGGACATAACATTAACATCATGGATTCCAAAGGGGTAATAATCGCAAGTATCGACAAAAAACGAATCGGAACGTTTCATGAAGGAGCAAAAAGAGTCCTTGAAACGAAACATCCCGTAACAATCCATCCCAATGAACAGTGGCAAGGGGCAAAACCGGGAGGCAATTTCCCGATATTCTTTGAAGATCACATCATTGGTGTGATCGGGATGACAGGTGATCCGCAAGATATTCAAGGATACGGTCGGATCATTCAAAAAATGACTGAAGTAATGATCAAAGAGGAACACCTTCGCTATCAGCTCCAGCTTGAGGTAAAAGCGACAGAGAGTTTTATTCAGGAATGGTTTTTAAACCCCGTTGATGATAATGATTATTTCCGGGCTCGCGCAGTTACACTCGGAATTGATGTAGATAACAAATGGACTGTTGTGATACTCGAAAAAAAAGAGAAAGATATTTCTCACGATGAAATACTTCGCCAAGAACAAATAAGAAATTTAAAAAATAAACTTTCCACCCATCTCAATACCTCCAAAAGCAATCTCTTAATACCTTGGCGGAACGGACAACTCCTTCTTTTACATAAAGAAAATGAGGGAATAAGCTTAAATCAAACCCTTTTAAAACTAGCAAATCATCACAGCCTAACAATCGGAATCGGACGAGCAGCCCATGGGATTGAAGAAACAAGGCTATCATTTCAGGAGGCAATGCAATCCCTCAGCTTTGCCCGGATAAAACGACAACCAGTTGTGAATTTCAGAGATCTTGGTATCGAATCGCTCATTCACCCTATTCCCTCGTCTGTAAAAAACGATTTTGTTATGCGATTCTTTCCCTTCTTAAGAGATAAAACACATTTCACATTGACTGAGACTCTACAAACATTTATCTCATGTGAACAGTCCTTATTAAAAACTAGTGAATCTTTACATGTTCATAAAAACACGTTGCAATATCGGTTAAAAAAGATGACAGACCTTACTGGCTACGACCCTCGAAAATTTCGAGACGGGATACTTTATGCATTAGCCCTTGCAATCATAGAAAATGAAGAAACCGATTATTTCAGTACACATACCAAAAACACCTGA
- a CDS encoding alpha-amylase family glycosyl hydrolase: MDKQQLLAQANEKLQFIYGDEYEDFHKNGLENLISQWENKKWHVPTPISEKNVYMITYGDSIYEDGKPTLETLYKFLKNQIGDTITDVHLLPMFPYTSDDGFSVTDYRKINPELGNWEHIEKLSGDYRLMFDFVANHISKSSKWFQGYLNDDPKYRHYFIPKDENFDTSKVVRPRTSPLYHEYKVALGTKTAWTTFSEDQVDVNVRHFPVLLELTDILLEYANKGGTSIRLDAIGFLWKKSASSSIHLPETHAIIELWHLLLDYFKEGTQIITETNVPHKENISYFGDGENEAHMVYQFSLPPLVLYTLTTHDSTKLTDWAKTIRKVSNDATYFNFLASHDGIGMRPTEGILTDEEKQLLVNKVEDNGGRVSYKSNPDGSQSVYELNINYSEALVNKQENETDADAVQKMLAAHSILTSFMGVPAIYYHSLLGSKNYYEGLVASGINRRINREKLEYSQIVDELKNEDRRKAIYGGIQEMIKIRQQEPALSPYAEQRVLDLNTSVFALERKNEQTGDTVFTVVNIDNKKVTIELPTSGKNLFNDRQVERTLTLDPYSYAWIKK, encoded by the coding sequence TCCATAAAAATGGATTAGAAAACTTAATTTCACAATGGGAAAATAAAAAGTGGCATGTTCCTACTCCTATTTCTGAGAAAAACGTCTACATGATTACATATGGCGACAGCATTTACGAAGATGGCAAGCCTACTCTTGAAACCCTCTATAAATTTTTGAAAAATCAAATCGGTGACACAATAACGGACGTTCATTTGTTACCGATGTTTCCATATACTTCAGACGATGGGTTTTCTGTAACCGATTACCGTAAAATTAATCCTGAGTTGGGAAACTGGGAGCACATTGAAAAGCTTTCCGGTGATTACCGGCTGATGTTTGACTTTGTAGCGAACCATATATCTAAATCAAGTAAGTGGTTTCAAGGATACTTAAATGATGATCCTAAATACCGTCATTATTTTATTCCGAAAGATGAGAACTTTGATACGAGCAAAGTGGTTCGTCCACGTACCTCACCTCTTTACCATGAATATAAAGTCGCTTTAGGTACAAAAACGGCTTGGACAACGTTTAGCGAAGATCAGGTAGATGTGAATGTTCGTCATTTTCCAGTATTACTGGAGCTTACAGATATTTTGTTAGAGTATGCTAACAAAGGTGGTACGAGTATTCGATTAGATGCAATTGGATTTTTATGGAAAAAATCAGCCAGTTCATCTATACATCTACCAGAAACGCATGCCATTATTGAGCTTTGGCACTTACTATTAGATTATTTCAAAGAAGGCACACAGATCATCACCGAAACAAACGTGCCCCATAAAGAAAATATCAGTTACTTTGGTGACGGTGAAAACGAAGCACATATGGTATACCAGTTCTCTTTGCCACCCCTTGTACTATACACACTTACCACTCACGATAGTACAAAGCTAACAGACTGGGCAAAAACAATTAGAAAAGTATCAAACGATGCTACGTATTTTAATTTCCTCGCGAGTCACGACGGGATTGGCATGCGCCCAACAGAAGGAATTTTAACTGATGAAGAAAAACAACTTCTAGTGAATAAAGTCGAAGATAACGGCGGGCGTGTGTCGTATAAGAGTAACCCGGATGGCTCCCAGTCTGTGTATGAGTTGAATATTAACTATTCTGAAGCACTTGTAAACAAGCAAGAAAATGAAACGGACGCAGACGCAGTGCAAAAGATGCTGGCCGCTCACTCGATCCTTACTTCGTTCATGGGTGTTCCAGCTATTTACTACCATTCCTTACTCGGATCGAAAAACTACTACGAAGGACTTGTTGCGTCAGGCATTAATCGCCGGATAAACCGTGAGAAGCTCGAGTACAGTCAAATCGTAGATGAACTTAAAAATGAAGACCGCCGAAAAGCTATCTACGGTGGTATACAGGAAATGATCAAGATTCGCCAACAGGAACCGGCTTTATCTCCTTATGCCGAACAACGCGTGCTTGATCTCAATACCTCGGTGTTTGCACTTGAACGTAAAAACGAACAAACTGGAGATACAGTTTTCACCGTAGTAAATATTGACAATAAAAAAGTTACTATCGAACTTCCAACTAGTGGCAAGAACTTATTTAATGACAGACAAGTCGAACGTACGTTAACACTCGATCCTTACAGTTATGCCTGGATAAAAAAATAG
- a CDS encoding glycerate kinase has translation MRVLIAPDSFKGSISSVKAANTIKRAILTFNPALTTNIFPMADGGEGTVDAIILSTGGERITRTIQDPLGRSIDSSFGWIGESQTAVIETAAASGLPLLTSEELNPLKTSTFGTGQLIKEALDLGAKTIILGLGGSATVDAGVGLFQALGLNCFDEKGSFLERVGGDLQRISHIDSSTLDPRLKHVNFVVASDVTNPLLGTEGAIAVFGPQKGVTPDLLVPLEAGMTKFSTLVATHTNRQEVNTPGSGAAGGIGFLLHSLLNVTFKPGLELIVETSNLKKALPAVDLIITGEGKVDGQSLFGKVPVGLGNLAKEYGIPVVALTGSIGDGIEELEKEGISVVHSIVNSPMSLEQAMKNGEALLFEATTRLMKTLKLKKE, from the coding sequence ATGAGAGTATTAATTGCACCAGATTCATTTAAAGGCTCCATTTCAAGTGTGAAAGCAGCCAATACCATAAAGAGAGCTATACTAACATTCAATCCTGCATTAACAACGAACATATTCCCTATGGCAGACGGTGGTGAAGGTACTGTTGATGCTATTATTCTTAGTACTGGTGGGGAGAGAATCACTCGAACCATCCAGGACCCTCTTGGTCGTTCAATTGATTCTTCATTCGGCTGGATAGGTGAGAGTCAAACGGCTGTCATTGAAACAGCTGCCGCGTCAGGATTACCATTGCTCACTTCTGAAGAGCTTAACCCACTAAAGACTTCTACCTTTGGAACCGGACAGTTAATAAAAGAAGCCCTTGATTTAGGAGCTAAAACTATTATTTTGGGTCTTGGTGGAAGCGCTACAGTTGATGCAGGAGTAGGCTTATTTCAAGCGTTAGGTCTGAATTGTTTTGACGAAAAAGGTTCCTTTCTCGAGAGAGTTGGCGGTGATTTACAACGTATCTCTCACATTGATTCCTCTACATTAGATCCACGATTAAAGCACGTAAACTTCGTGGTAGCTTCTGATGTGACCAACCCTTTGTTAGGTACGGAGGGGGCAATAGCTGTTTTCGGACCTCAAAAAGGCGTTACACCAGATCTCCTCGTTCCTTTAGAAGCTGGAATGACAAAATTCTCTACTCTAGTAGCTACACATACGAATCGTCAGGAAGTGAATACACCCGGGAGTGGGGCCGCTGGAGGAATTGGCTTTTTACTTCATTCTCTATTAAATGTCACTTTTAAACCAGGACTAGAACTGATTGTTGAAACGTCCAATCTAAAAAAAGCCCTTCCTGCTGTAGATTTAATTATTACAGGAGAAGGAAAGGTAGATGGACAGTCTCTCTTCGGTAAAGTACCTGTTGGTTTGGGGAATTTAGCAAAAGAATATGGAATTCCCGTTGTTGCACTAACAGGTTCTATTGGCGATGGGATTGAGGAGCTTGAAAAAGAGGGCATATCTGTGGTTCATTCAATTGTTAACAGCCCAATGTCCTTAGAACAAGCCATGAAGAATGGAGAAGCTTTATTATTTGAAGCAACGACTCGTCTCATGAAAACACTGAAATTAAAGAAAGAATAG
- a CDS encoding sodium:solute symporter: MSSFTTIDFIVLVIYVLGIALFGALFGRNQKTTKDYFLGGRNIPWWAVGLSVMATQASAITFIGAPGWGYDGGLERINTFINVPLVMAFLMVTIVPFFYRTEVYTAYEYLEKRFDKKTRSLTALLFLVARGLATGVVLYAPALVLAVVTGWDLNTTIIIMAIIAIAYTVLGGISAVIWTDVIQMFVLWLGAFLAIFTMVGHIPDGFMGAIGTGTEAGLLESLNFSFDLSVEYSIWAGVIGGFFMHAAYFGTDQSQIQRVLTSKSLKESKMSLIVSGIFMFPQMLLFLFIGILLFAFYGQVGHPDVDNLNELFPLFVVEYLPVGVSGLIIAGVFAAAMSSLDSALNSLSAVSIRDFYAKFYKKDASEAHYLKASRWATVFWGIYATIFAFFAGNLGPVIETVNKIGSYFYGALLGVFILAIFFKRANGTGAFTGVVAGMLAVWATESFLDISWLYNNLVGAVVSIAIGYLVSLAGKKPTKEKTDGLTFGSTEKDLQEVLRERQMTAEEINEEAKGETTMKKWPLILVGYFFVTIVILLLLQSI, encoded by the coding sequence ATGAGCAGTTTTACGACCATTGACTTTATTGTACTAGTTATTTATGTTCTAGGAATCGCTTTATTTGGTGCTTTGTTTGGAAGAAACCAAAAAACGACGAAAGATTACTTTCTCGGTGGGCGAAACATCCCTTGGTGGGCTGTTGGTTTATCAGTAATGGCCACCCAAGCCAGCGCGATCACATTTATCGGTGCCCCAGGCTGGGGTTATGACGGTGGTTTAGAGAGAATTAACACGTTTATTAACGTACCACTCGTTATGGCCTTTTTAATGGTAACAATAGTTCCATTCTTCTATCGTACAGAAGTTTATACAGCTTACGAATACTTAGAAAAGCGCTTTGATAAAAAGACCCGTTCGTTAACTGCACTGTTATTTTTGGTCGCCCGCGGGTTAGCAACAGGTGTGGTTTTATACGCACCAGCACTTGTGTTAGCTGTTGTTACGGGTTGGGATTTAAACACTACGATCATTATAATGGCAATAATCGCCATAGCTTATACGGTTCTAGGCGGGATCTCAGCAGTTATTTGGACAGACGTTATTCAAATGTTTGTCCTTTGGCTCGGAGCATTCCTAGCTATATTCACTATGGTTGGGCACATTCCTGACGGCTTTATGGGAGCAATCGGAACGGGAACTGAGGCAGGGTTACTCGAATCTCTAAATTTCAGTTTTGATCTAAGTGTAGAGTACAGTATCTGGGCAGGTGTAATCGGTGGTTTCTTCATGCACGCGGCTTACTTCGGGACAGACCAAAGCCAAATTCAACGTGTACTTACAAGTAAGTCATTAAAAGAAAGTAAAATGTCACTCATTGTTAGCGGAATCTTCATGTTCCCACAAATGCTTTTATTCTTATTCATTGGTATTCTCCTATTTGCATTTTATGGTCAAGTTGGCCACCCGGATGTGGATAATCTGAACGAATTGTTTCCTTTGTTTGTTGTCGAGTACTTACCCGTTGGCGTTTCCGGGTTAATAATTGCAGGGGTGTTTGCAGCTGCCATGTCAAGCCTTGACTCTGCTTTGAACTCTCTATCCGCGGTTTCTATCCGAGATTTTTATGCGAAATTTTACAAAAAAGACGCTTCAGAAGCTCATTACCTTAAAGCATCAAGATGGGCGACAGTATTCTGGGGTATTTACGCCACAATCTTTGCATTCTTTGCGGGAAACCTAGGCCCTGTCATTGAAACCGTAAATAAAATCGGATCTTATTTCTATGGTGCACTACTCGGTGTATTTATCCTGGCAATTTTCTTTAAGCGTGCGAACGGAACAGGAGCTTTCACTGGTGTTGTCGCGGGGATGCTAGCTGTATGGGCAACAGAAAGTTTCTTAGATATTTCTTGGCTCTATAACAACCTAGTTGGTGCTGTTGTTTCAATCGCCATTGGTTACCTCGTGAGTCTGGCTGGTAAAAAACCAACTAAAGAAAAAACAGACGGTCTTACCTTTGGTTCCACTGAAAAAGACTTACAAGAGGTTCTACGCGAAAGACAAATGACTGCTGAAGAAATTAACGAAGAAGCTAAAGGAGAAACAACAATGAAAAAGTGGCCTTTGATTTTGGTCGGTTATTTCTTTGTAACGATCGTTATTCTCTTGTTATTACAATCTATTTAA